In Isosphaera pallida ATCC 43644, the sequence GCAGGACTTTGCCGGTGTGTTCGTGGAACGCTCCCAGCTTCCCCTGGTGCGCGACGCCGGACAACTCCTGCAGGCCGAGGAAATTCTTGAAGTCATCGCCGACGGCGTGGCGTTGCTTGACAACCAATATCGCATCACCTGGCGCAACGCCGCCTTCGACAATCTCGCCGCCCCCGGCCCCGCCATGTTGGGTCGAGGATTCGCCGAGATGTTCGCCGGGTCCGTGGAACTCGTCGATCTGGAAGCCCTCCCCTCCGCGGATCGGGGCGACGCCGCCACGCCGGTCACGGAGTTTCTCGACCGTGCCCAACGCGAACGCAAGAGCGTCGAAGTCCTGCTCAAAGTCAGTACGCCCTCCCCCCACACCCCTCCCCACGAAGCGACGCCGGACACCCCACCATCTTCCAACTCGCCTGGATCCGACCCCGCCGTCCGCTACCTCAAGGTTGCTGCCACGCCGGTCTGGGATCCCGCCCCCCCCCACAACCTGCTTCACTTGGTTCTCCTCGTCCGCGACGTCACCGCCGAAGTCCTTGAACGGCTCAAACTCGATGCCATCCACCACGCTGGCGAGGAACTAGCCGACATCCTCCCCCAAGACCTCTCCACTATGACGGTCGAGGACCGCAAGGATCTGCTCAAGCATAACATTGGTCGGCACATGAAAACCCTTTTGGGTTTGGACTACTTCGAGATCCGTCTGCTCGACAAGTCGACTCAAAGGCTGATCCCCTTGTTGGCCGAAGGGATGACCGAGGACGCCGCCAGCCGCGCCTTGTTGGCGCGAGTCGAAGGCTCGGGGGTCACTGGCTACGTCGCAGCCACCGCCAAAAGCTACCTCTGCCCCGACACCGCCCACGACCCGCTTTACCTCCCAGGCGCTGAAGGGGCTCGAAGTTCCTTGACGGTCCCCCTGATCGACCACGGCCAGGTTATCGGCACCCTCAACGTTGAGAACAGCCAGCCCCACGCCTTCGACGACCGCGACCGCCGTATTCTGGAAATTTATGCGCGAAGCGTCGCCTCGGCATTGCATACCCTGGAACTCCTCGAAGCCGAAAAGGCCACCACCGTTCAGGAGTCAGTCGAAACCATCCGCCGTCAACTGGCGCTGCCGATTGACCAAATCCTGGCCGACGGGATGCGCATCCTCGACCGCTACGCCGGGCACGATGACGAGATCCTCCAACGCCTGCGCCGCCTGATCGCCACGGCGCGACGGATCGCTCGGATGCTCGAGGATGTCGGCAGCACCCTGGCCCCCACCTCGCTCACCAGCGGCGATCCTCAAACCGCTGGCGCGAGCAAACGATTCGCCGGGCGCACGATTTTGGTGGCCGACGCGCAGGACACCATTCGAGTCCGCGTCCACGAGATTCTGGGCCAACTCGGTGCGGTGGTCGAAACCGTCGCCGACGGCCAAACCGCCGTGGCCCAGGCCCGCCACTCTCCCTACTCGCTGGCCCTGGTCGATATCCGCTTGCCCGACATGAAGGCCTACGACGTGTTTCGGCGGCTCCGCGAGGTCCAACCCGACCTACCTGTGATCTTCATCACCGGCTTCGGCTACGACCCCTCGCACGCCATCGTCAAGGCCCGTCAGGAAGGGCTTAAATATGTCCTCTTCAAACCATTTAAGCCTGACAAGCTCATCGAACTCGTCGAACTCGCGTTGCGCGACCGCGACGCCAACGGCGACTCCTCCGCACCCTCGCTTTCCCCTCAACACCCCTCCGAAAATTCCCCTGACGATCCCCACGCCAACCCTCCCCGCACCACCACCGTCGTTTAGGCTGTCCTGACAAGCTGCCGGATGGTCCCCATCCTCATCCTCAAGGCAGTCCGATCCTTCCGACGGTTGGCTGCCTGATCATCCCCAACCCCAACGGGGTCGTTCCCCGAGCCCAGAGCGAAGCCTTGGAAAACAACAACACACGAAGGGCCAAAACAATTCCTTTGGTGTCAATTTTAACTGAAACGGAAGCGTTCCTTTTCTGGGGCTTATGCCCTAGATTTGGAGAGCGAGCCCAACGGGGTCGGAGAACCAACGCGATGAACCAGGGTGGTGGGATGCGATGGCGCGTGGTCCTCGTCGTTCCCTCAGAGCTTGCAGCCTAGGCTTGGGGAGTGACCTCGTCGAGGTCGGAGAATCATGGGGAAGGCAAGGGAGTGAGTCGCTTCCACAACAGCAATCTTCGATTGGAAAGCCCCGCATGATCGTGAGTACAGCCTAGCCAACCCCATCCCGTGCGGTCATCTTCTCGATGAGCCAACAAGACTCTCGTCACTCCGCCTCTCACCCCGCTCGCACGACCACTCGCCTTCCCCCGACAAACCCTTGCCAAACCAACCGCGCTTCAGTATGCTTGAAATGTGCAGTCGGAGAGGTGACCGAGAGGCCGAAGGTGCGGCACTGGAAATGCCGTGTACGCCAAAAGCGTACCGAGGGTTCGAATCCCTCCCTCTCCGCTCAGACCCAACTCAACTCAACCAAGTTGCGGCGAATTGTTCGAGGCAAGTGACCGCCTCATGCTGGTTCATGTTGTGATCTCGACCTGCGTCTTGTCGCTCTGAGCCGTCGTCCACCCTGCGCGGAGCGATCGGTTTGGATCAACTTTGAGAGGATGTCGATCTTTGGGAAGCATGGCGTTCTGGCTCGCCTTTCCTTGCCTGGCGAGCCAATCCGTTTGACCAACCTGACTGACTGACTTATCGCTGGTTGTTCTGAAACTGGATTGCATAGAGGTCGCCATCCTGGAGGACGAAGCGCAACCGCACTGGCTGACCCGCTAGCCGCGAAAGGTCCGGGTTGGTTCTCCAGCGGACGACCTGTTCGATGGAATCCCCCACCAACTCGATGCAGTCCTCAAGCTGGAAACCAGGTTGAGGTCGGCCGGACTCGTCTTGAATCTCGACCCGCAAGCCACCGCCAGCGCTCGTCGAGTAGTTCACGATCAGTTCGGAACCTGAGAACCGCAGTGGTCGGGTGACCATCTCTGCCGGATCGGCACCGGCATGAACCGAGGCGAATCCGTCGGTGCGGAGGGTGAATCGACGAAACGGCGTGACGTAAATCGACATCTCGGTCGGGCCGGTGGGCACGACATTCAGGGCGGCGTAGTTAGAGCGGTTGCCCCAACGGGCGGGGTCCAACCCCGGCCGGAGGAACGCTTCGCGGAAGGTCCGGTCATAGGGAGCGTCGCCGCGGGCGGTCATGAACAGGATGTCGGTACTCTCGCCGCGGGAGGGATGGAAACGGGTTGGCAGAGCAATCAAGATATGCGGAGCGTTGAAGTAGGGATGCGTTTGCGTGGTGTAGAGGTGTTCTCCTGGAAAGTTGGGACGCATCGGCACCGGTTCCGACCAGGTTATGAAGTCGTCGGAGGTGGTGCGGCAGACCGAACGCCACTGATTGTCGAGGAAATGCCGGAAGTAGCAAACGTAGCATCCTTCCGTCTCGGACCAGAACGAGACATTCTGCGAGTCGAAGGCGTACTCCTTGGTGTAGGTGATGACCGGCTGGTCGCGCAACTTCCGCCAGCGCACGCCGTCGGCCGAGACGAACGCGAACAGACCCGACGGCATGGTGCCCGCTAGCGCCTTGAAGCGTTGATCCGCCGGCGTCCCTGGACGCTGGTCGAGGAACGGCGAAAAGTTGTGGCAGAATGGAGCCTCGTGCAGGATGACATTGTTGTCTCGGGAACCGTCGATCTCGACCAAGCCGAGTTTGGGCTTGGTCCAGTGAATGCCGTCTTTGCTTTCGCAGTACCGGGTCACTTCGGAGGAGTCGCCGTCGGATTTCGCGCCGCGACTGTCGCGGGTGTAGAGGCGAAAGAGGTCGCCGTCCTTGATGACCGTGCCATATTCCAGAGGGTCTGCCGGTTCCGTCATGGGCGGGGTGGGGTGAGGCTCGTGCAGTTTCAGGGTCGCATTGTCCAGCCGCTCAATCAGATAATGATCTATGAACAACTCGCGGCGCGAGCCGATGTCGCGCACGGGGTTCTTGATCGGCATCTTAGCTAGATAGATTGATGTTTTGCCCTCGTGGGAGGAGTAATAGCTGATCCAGAGGTGATCCTGATGCAGCGCGAGCCCAGCGTAACTGGTGTCGCCGCCGGAGGGCAGGGTGAGGAACTCGGTCAGCTTGCCCGCTTCCGGGTCGATCCAGCACAACGAGGTGCGAACCGCCTTGTCGTAAAGCCGCACGGCGGCCACCAAGCGACCGTCGGGCAGACGGATCATGTGCGGCCCGCCGATGAGCGTGCCTAGAGTCTTCCACTCCCACTGCGTGAACGGGGCGTTCGACACTCCCAACAAGCCGGAGTTGTTCGCTGCCCCGTCGCGCCGGAGCAGACAATAAGCTGTGTCCCCGTCGAAGACAATTGACGTTTCATTGGGATAGCCCTCGTCGAAGAGTCGTTCGACGAGGGTCTCGAAATTCTTGCCGTCCTTGCTGACATGAAGCCGAATCGACTTATCTGGCCCGCAAGCGTAGCTGACGCCGTAAGCCACGCCGTGATGCCAGGTGATGCGCCAGAGCCAAAAGTCGGGGTCGCCGATGAGGTGCTTTTCACTCCAGACGCGGCCGTCGCGGGAGAACCAAGCCACCGACTGATGACTGTGCCGTGAGCGGTCGTGAAGCGCCTCGGCCGCGTAAAGCATCAACTGCCCATCCGGCGTCACGGTCATCTTCGGGTCGCGCAGGTCGGAGTCGGTTGAGGTGATCAGGGCGGCCGATTCCCAAGTCACGCCGTCCGTCGATGTGATGACCCGTAACGCGCCGTCGGCGGAAAGGTGGTCCTTCCCTTCCCGGAATACGCAGAACCAACGTCCCTGAAAGCGGACCAGATCCGTAAACGCCTGATGTGAGGCCTGATCCCAAATCTTGACCACCGTGATCGGCTGGTCCGGCCCGTCTGCCGCCGCGTCCTCGGCACGAACAACAGAGGACGCGCAACACACCAATACGATGATTTCTTGCCATTTCAACATACAATCACCAATCTTGTCAAAGGTGTGGTGGGCACGGGATGCTTCGCCCCACAGCGCGTCCGACGGGGTTCCGCGGGCGGCTGGGGGCGACTGGACATGGAATCTTAGGCGATGATCTCGTTGATGGGTTGGCCGTGGTCGATATCGAGCCGTTTGCGTCCGGGAATCTCTAGCCGGCGCGAGTCCAGGCCGAGTTGTTTCAAGATGGTGGCGTGGACGTCGGTGACGTAGTGACGGTGCTCGACGGCGTGGAAGCCGATTTCGTCGGTCGCGCCGTGAACCACGCCGCCTTTGATTCCGCCGCCTGCCATCCAGACGCTGAAGCCGTAGATGTGGTGGTCGCGGCCATCCGCCCCTTGGGAGCCGGGCGTCCGGCCGAACTCGGTGGCGAAGACGACCAGGGTTTCTTCGAGCAGGCCACGACGGTGCAAGTCTTCCAGAAGCGCGGCGATCGGCTGATCGACCGCCAGGGCGTTGTTTTGATGGTTGGTCCTCAGCGCCGAGTGGGCGTCCCAAGCGCCTGCGCCTCCGCCTCCGTGTTGAACCTGGATGAACCGCACCCCACGTTCCACGAGGCGTCGAGCCGCCAACATCTGCATCCCGAACTCGCGGCAGTGCGGCAGGTCCAGGCCATAGAG encodes:
- a CDS encoding sialidase family protein, whose translation is MLKWQEIIVLVCCASSVVRAEDAAADGPDQPITVVKIWDQASHQAFTDLVRFQGRWFCVFREGKDHLSADGALRVITSTDGVTWESAALITSTDSDLRDPKMTVTPDGQLMLYAAEALHDRSRHSHQSVAWFSRDGRVWSEKHLIGDPDFWLWRITWHHGVAYGVSYACGPDKSIRLHVSKDGKNFETLVERLFDEGYPNETSIVFDGDTAYCLLRRDGAANNSGLLGVSNAPFTQWEWKTLGTLIGGPHMIRLPDGRLVAAVRLYDKAVRTSLCWIDPEAGKLTEFLTLPSGGDTSYAGLALHQDHLWISYYSSHEGKTSIYLAKMPIKNPVRDIGSRRELFIDHYLIERLDNATLKLHEPHPTPPMTEPADPLEYGTVIKDGDLFRLYTRDSRGAKSDGDSSEVTRYCESKDGIHWTKPKLGLVEIDGSRDNNVILHEAPFCHNFSPFLDQRPGTPADQRFKALAGTMPSGLFAFVSADGVRWRKLRDQPVITYTKEYAFDSQNVSFWSETEGCYVCYFRHFLDNQWRSVCRTTSDDFITWSEPVPMRPNFPGEHLYTTQTHPYFNAPHILIALPTRFHPSRGESTDILFMTARGDAPYDRTFREAFLRPGLDPARWGNRSNYAALNVVPTGPTEMSIYVTPFRRFTLRTDGFASVHAGADPAEMVTRPLRFSGSELIVNYSTSAGGGLRVEIQDESGRPQPGFQLEDCIELVGDSIEQVVRWRTNPDLSRLAGQPVRLRFVLQDGDLYAIQFQNNQR
- a CDS encoding response regulator; this translates as MGYDDHKSIDAAPVRGVTATARSSPPHSFRSEGTRRLSDKPRILVIARGSPRGSAADASSESAPSANGLASIWGEAAETVRVSSIARAIHLLGMQDFAGVFVERSQLPLVRDAGQLLQAEEILEVIADGVALLDNQYRITWRNAAFDNLAAPGPAMLGRGFAEMFAGSVELVDLEALPSADRGDAATPVTEFLDRAQRERKSVEVLLKVSTPSPHTPPHEATPDTPPSSNSPGSDPAVRYLKVAATPVWDPAPPHNLLHLVLLVRDVTAEVLERLKLDAIHHAGEELADILPQDLSTMTVEDRKDLLKHNIGRHMKTLLGLDYFEIRLLDKSTQRLIPLLAEGMTEDAASRALLARVEGSGVTGYVAATAKSYLCPDTAHDPLYLPGAEGARSSLTVPLIDHGQVIGTLNVENSQPHAFDDRDRRILEIYARSVASALHTLELLEAEKATTVQESVETIRRQLALPIDQILADGMRILDRYAGHDDEILQRLRRLIATARRIARMLEDVGSTLAPTSLTSGDPQTAGASKRFAGRTILVADAQDTIRVRVHEILGQLGAVVETVADGQTAVAQARHSPYSLALVDIRLPDMKAYDVFRRLREVQPDLPVIFITGFGYDPSHAIVKARQEGLKYVLFKPFKPDKLIELVELALRDRDANGDSSAPSLSPQHPSENSPDDPHANPPRTTTVV